From the Rhodoferax mekongensis genome, one window contains:
- a CDS encoding metallophosphoesterase family protein, translating to MRIALISDIHGNLPALEAVAADIRRRGVDCIVNLGDSLSGPLLPLETARYLMASGWLSLAGNHERQILTHTAAVVACGHTHIPRALRSRAGQLLCNPGSVGLAAFDDLEPMENVVENGSPDARYAIIERASGAWSAALHSVPYDFEPMARLADLRGRPEWAYALRTGYMAS from the coding sequence ATGCGTATTGCCCTCATCTCCGATATTCACGGCAACCTCCCCGCATTGGAGGCGGTGGCGGCTGACATTCGCCGGCGAGGCGTGGACTGCATCGTCAATTTGGGCGACAGCCTGTCCGGCCCTTTGTTGCCCCTGGAAACGGCCCGCTACCTGATGGCCAGTGGCTGGTTGAGCCTGGCAGGTAACCACGAGCGCCAGATCCTGACCCACACCGCAGCTGTCGTGGCTTGCGGTCACACGCACATTCCTCGTGCTTTGCGCTCGCGTGCCGGGCAGTTGCTGTGCAACCCCGGCAGCGTGGGCTTGGCGGCCTTCGACGATCTGGAGCCGATGGAGAACGTGGTGGAAAACGGATCGCCCGACGCCCGCTACGCCATCATTGAACGCGCATCGGGAGCCTGGAGCGCTGCGCTGCACAGCGTGCCTTACGACTTTGAACCCATGGCGCGTTTGGCGGATCTGCGCGGGCGGCCGGAGTGGGCGTATGCGCTGCGCACGGGCTACATGGCCTCCTGA
- a CDS encoding esterase/lipase family protein: MPTPPRTKVFAKAIATDLRGAAQLATQATLGVARMAEGVHQSVLGTLGARGDISSTQTGSHPQATGLTGWVYSAVRGITTLVGKSADAALRALTPLLESTEAQPPESPQRAAVVAALNGVLGDHLAATGNPLATPMSLRFNGAVLEPDQIPAKNAVNGKLLIVLHGLCMNDLQWEHAAADGTPTSHAAALAQAHGYTPVFVRYNTGLHISVNGAALSEKLGELVDQWPVAVESITVLVHSMGGLVARSACATAEANAAPWRALLKSMVFLGTPHHGAPLERAGNWVDVVLGSTPYSRPLAKLGQLRSAGITDLRYGLVLESDWQGLDRFRRQPDRRTHLPLPGGVDCYTVAATVAKPRSLLAERLVGDGLVPLHSALGRHDDAGRTLHFPKNRQAVVYRLNHMELLSSPVVRELLVNWLA; encoded by the coding sequence ATGCCCACACCGCCCCGCACCAAGGTCTTCGCCAAAGCCATCGCCACAGACCTGCGGGGCGCAGCCCAACTGGCCACCCAGGCCACCTTGGGAGTAGCGCGCATGGCCGAAGGCGTGCACCAGTCGGTGCTTGGCACGTTGGGCGCACGGGGCGACATCAGCAGCACGCAAACAGGCAGCCACCCGCAAGCCACCGGCCTGACCGGCTGGGTGTACAGCGCAGTGCGCGGCATCACCACCCTGGTGGGCAAGTCGGCAGACGCCGCCTTGCGCGCCCTCACCCCTTTGCTGGAAAGCACCGAGGCCCAGCCCCCCGAATCCCCCCAACGTGCCGCCGTGGTGGCTGCACTGAACGGCGTGCTGGGCGACCACTTGGCCGCCACCGGCAACCCGCTGGCCACGCCGATGAGCTTGCGCTTTAACGGCGCTGTGCTGGAACCCGACCAGATTCCCGCCAAAAATGCCGTCAACGGCAAGCTGCTGATCGTGCTGCACGGCCTGTGCATGAACGATCTGCAGTGGGAACATGCAGCGGCAGACGGCACCCCCACCAGCCACGCCGCCGCACTGGCGCAAGCCCATGGCTACACCCCTGTTTTTGTGCGCTACAACACCGGCTTGCACATCTCGGTCAATGGTGCAGCGTTGTCAGAAAAGCTCGGCGAGCTGGTGGACCAGTGGCCTGTGGCGGTGGAGAGCATCACCGTGCTGGTGCACAGCATGGGCGGGCTGGTGGCACGCAGTGCCTGCGCCACCGCGGAAGCAAACGCAGCTCCGTGGCGAGCCCTGCTGAAGTCCATGGTGTTTTTGGGCACGCCCCACCACGGAGCGCCGCTGGAGCGGGCGGGCAATTGGGTCGATGTGGTGCTGGGCAGCACGCCGTATTCACGCCCCTTGGCCAAGCTGGGGCAGCTGCGCAGTGCCGGCATCACTGACCTGCGCTATGGTTTGGTCCTGGAGTCTGACTGGCAAGGCCTAGACCGCTTCCGACGCCAGCCCGACCGGCGCACCCACCTGCCCCTGCCCGGGGGAGTGGACTGCTACACCGTGGCCGCCACCGTAGCCAAACCGCGCAGCCTGCTGGCCGAGCGCCTGGTGGGCGACGGCTTGGTACCCCTGCACAGCGCTCTAGGCCGGCACGACGATGCCGGCCGTACGCTGCACTTCCCCAAAAACCGGCAAGCCGTGGTGTACCGCCTCAACCACATGGAATTGCTCAGCAGCCCCGTGGTACGAGAGCTGTTGGTCAATTGGTTGGCCTGA
- a CDS encoding pyridoxamine 5'-phosphate oxidase family protein, translating into MDTPLLTAPDIRQRIWQELQRALQDRHHEWRTPVLATVNADGLPQARTVVLRHADARQATLQFFTDKRSPKFAELEAAPSVALVFWSKRLSWQLRIQATATLQRSGPDVDAVWTRISQSPAAGDYLSAKAPGDVWEEDASDTPSDNTQHFLGIVTLRVQNLDWLELARTGHRRAVFTADQWEWRVP; encoded by the coding sequence GTGGACACTCCCCTTCTGACCGCACCCGACATCCGTCAACGCATCTGGCAGGAACTGCAGCGTGCCCTGCAAGACAGGCACCACGAATGGCGAACCCCCGTGCTGGCCACGGTGAACGCGGATGGCTTGCCGCAAGCACGCACCGTCGTGCTCCGGCATGCAGATGCGCGGCAGGCAACCTTGCAATTTTTCACCGACAAGCGCAGTCCCAAGTTTGCAGAGTTGGAGGCGGCGCCCTCTGTGGCGCTGGTGTTCTGGAGCAAACGGCTTAGCTGGCAGTTGCGGATCCAAGCCACGGCAACGTTGCAACGTAGCGGACCTGATGTGGATGCGGTGTGGACACGCATCAGCCAATCCCCCGCTGCAGGGGACTACCTCTCGGCCAAGGCGCCGGGGGATGTGTGGGAAGAAGACGCCTCAGACACCCCATCTGACAACACGCAGCACTTTCTTGGGATCGTGACCCTGCGAGTTCAGAACTTGGACTGGCTGGAACTGGCGCGCACGGGTCACCGGCGGGCTGTATTTACCGCAGACCAGTGGGAATGGCGTGTGCCCTGA
- a CDS encoding retropepsin-like aspartic protease family protein, producing MGPQDRDGDAAAPRQMGLIPLIVFWCVVMGLLYAGMSVYLQPKKAQVLANGDLIIPRALDGHFYTPGRIQGVEVTFLVDTGASLVTVSEAFARKAGLTGGTPTTFRTANGDRAGRVVEGASLSIGPVEARNIKMGVGLHGGEDDEALLGQSFLSKFDITLHKDHMVLQPR from the coding sequence ATGGGCCCTCAAGACCGGGATGGGGACGCTGCAGCGCCCCGCCAGATGGGGCTGATTCCGCTCATCGTTTTTTGGTGCGTGGTGATGGGCCTGCTGTATGCCGGCATGAGCGTCTACCTGCAGCCCAAAAAGGCCCAAGTGCTGGCCAATGGCGACCTGATCATCCCGCGCGCCCTGGACGGACATTTCTACACCCCAGGCCGCATCCAGGGCGTAGAAGTCACGTTTCTGGTGGATACCGGTGCGTCGCTGGTCACGGTGAGCGAAGCGTTTGCGCGCAAGGCCGGGCTGACCGGTGGCACCCCGACCACCTTCCGGACCGCCAACGGGGACCGCGCCGGGCGCGTGGTCGAGGGGGCGAGCCTTTCCATCGGCCCGGTGGAAGCGCGCAACATCAAGATGGGTGTGGGCCTGCACGGAGGGGAGGACGACGAAGCGCTCCTGGGCCAGTCCTTCCTGTCCAAGTTCGACATCACGCTCCACAAAGACCATATGGTCCTCCAACCCCGCTAA
- the htpG gene encoding molecular chaperone HtpG — translation MTKQTMNFQAEVAQLLHLVTHSLYSNKEIFLRELISNASDACDKLRFEAINNSGLYENDSELKVKVTFDKDAKTLTITDNGIGLSMQEAIDNLGTIAKSGTKDFVSKLTGDQKADSNLIGQFGVGFYSGFIVADKITVESRRAGLKADEAVRWVSDGGASGGGAFEVEAITREARGTSVILHLREDASDYLQTWKVKGIINKYSDHISLPILMEKEEWKDGELINPSDENGGRQPGGMVKTGEWETVNKANAIWSRAKKDVTQEQYDDFYKQISHDFEAPLAHTHNRVEGSTEYTQLLYIPAKAPHDLYNRDHKGGLKLYVKRVFIMDDAEALLPNYLRFVKGVVDSADLPLNVSRELLQESRDVKAIRDGNTKRVLSMLETLAKNDKLPEAGADGVTDVLSAEEKAEQEANLGKYTKFYAEFGAVLKEGLGEDFGNKDRLAKLLRFASTTSDTVSVSLADYKARMKEGQEAIYYITAETLAAAKNSPQLEVFKKKGIEVLLMTDRVDEWALNYLHDFDGTPLQSVAKGAVDLGKLQDEAEKKAAEEAAEAFKPVLAKLKEALKEKAEDVRATTRLVDSPACLVVQDHGMSTQLARLLKQAGQQAPDVKPVLEVNADHALVKKLDGSVHFHDLAHILFDQALLAEGGLPEDPAAYVKRVNALLV, via the coding sequence ATGACCAAGCAAACCATGAATTTCCAGGCCGAAGTCGCCCAGCTGCTGCACCTGGTGACGCACTCCCTGTACTCCAACAAAGAGATTTTTCTGCGGGAGTTGATCTCCAACGCGTCGGACGCCTGCGACAAGCTGCGCTTTGAAGCCATCAACAACAGCGGCCTGTATGAGAACGACTCCGAGCTGAAGGTCAAGGTTACCTTCGACAAGGACGCCAAAACGCTGACCATCACAGACAACGGCATCGGCCTCTCCATGCAGGAAGCCATCGACAATCTGGGCACCATTGCCAAAAGCGGCACCAAAGACTTTGTGAGCAAGCTCACTGGCGACCAGAAGGCCGACAGCAACCTGATCGGGCAGTTCGGCGTGGGCTTTTATTCCGGCTTTATCGTGGCCGACAAGATCACCGTGGAATCCCGCCGCGCCGGCTTGAAGGCCGATGAAGCCGTGCGCTGGGTAAGCGACGGCGGCGCCAGCGGTGGCGGTGCGTTTGAGGTGGAAGCCATTACCCGCGAAGCGCGTGGCACCAGCGTCATCCTGCACCTGCGTGAAGACGCTTCCGACTACCTGCAGACCTGGAAGGTCAAGGGCATCATCAACAAATACTCTGACCACATCAGTCTGCCCATCCTGATGGAAAAGGAAGAGTGGAAAGACGGCGAGCTGATCAACCCGTCTGATGAAAACGGCGGCCGCCAGCCCGGTGGCATGGTCAAGACCGGCGAGTGGGAAACCGTCAACAAGGCCAACGCCATCTGGAGCCGCGCCAAGAAGGACGTGACGCAAGAGCAGTACGACGATTTCTACAAGCAGATCAGCCACGACTTTGAGGCGCCCTTGGCCCACACCCACAACCGCGTGGAAGGCAGCACCGAATACACCCAACTGCTCTACATCCCGGCCAAGGCTCCACACGACCTGTACAACCGCGACCACAAGGGCGGCCTCAAGTTGTATGTGAAGCGCGTGTTCATCATGGACGATGCCGAAGCCCTGCTGCCAAACTACCTGCGCTTTGTAAAAGGCGTGGTGGACTCCGCCGACCTGCCCCTCAACGTGAGCCGCGAGCTGCTGCAAGAGAGCCGCGATGTGAAAGCCATCCGCGACGGCAACACCAAGCGCGTGCTCTCCATGCTGGAAACCCTGGCCAAGAACGACAAGCTGCCAGAGGCCGGTGCTGACGGCGTAACCGATGTGCTCAGCGCCGAAGAAAAGGCCGAGCAGGAAGCCAACTTGGGCAAGTACACCAAGTTCTATGCCGAGTTTGGCGCGGTGCTCAAAGAAGGCTTGGGCGAAGACTTCGGCAACAAGGACCGCCTGGCCAAGCTGCTGCGCTTTGCAAGCACCACCAGCGATACCGTCAGCGTCAGCCTGGCCGACTACAAGGCGCGCATGAAGGAAGGCCAGGAGGCCATCTACTACATCACCGCCGAGACCCTTGCGGCCGCCAAGAACAGCCCGCAGCTCGAAGTCTTCAAGAAAAAGGGCATTGAAGTGCTCTTGATGACCGACCGCGTGGACGAGTGGGCCCTGAACTACCTGCACGACTTCGATGGCACGCCCCTGCAATCCGTGGCCAAAGGCGCGGTGGACCTGGGCAAGCTACAAGATGAAGCGGAGAAAAAAGCCGCAGAGGAAGCTGCCGAAGCCTTCAAGCCAGTGCTGGCCAAACTGAAAGAAGCGCTGAAAGAAAAAGCTGAAGACGTACGTGCGACCACCCGCCTGGTGGACAGCCCCGCCTGCCTGGTGGTGCAAGACCACGGCATGAGCACCCAACTGGCCCGTTTGCTCAAGCAAGCAGGCCAGCAAGCTCCGGATGTGAAGCCTGTGCTGGAAGTCAACGCGGACCACGCACTGGTGAAAAAGCTGGATGGCTCGGTGCATTTCCACGACCTGGCCCACATCCTCTTCGACCAGGCCTTGCTGGCGGAAGGCGGACTGCCGGAAGACCCGGCGGCTTATGTGAAACGGGTGAACGCTCTGCTGGTGTGA
- a CDS encoding subtype B tannase, with amino-acid sequence MSSSISRRATLACLAGTAVLMGTACSSTKSDAVAATAPDALRLDPTRFEKQTVSVDGQSIAVRAYLGVPYVAKPVDTAYQVINIYVPEAYYQNAKVGDFDARTAPVFFPNQVGGYMPAKPGTAQAVTQGPSAGKPSTIAAALLKGFVVASPGARGRTLKDADGAFTGKAPAAILDLKAAVRYLRLNASVLPGDMEKIISNGTSAGGALSALLGASGNSPDYETYLQAMGAAPGRDDIFAVSAYCPITNLEHADAAHEWLFNGVNDYRAIQVSMLDFNMVRKEVAGTLTPEQIKVSNELKPLFPAYVNSLNLKSPQGQNLTLDASGNGSFKDWVSGYVLSSAQGQLDAGKDLGKYSWLNIQGGKVRSLDFDAFVRYAGRMKLPPAFDALDASSGENNLFGTASTNNRHFTDFSVQRNTANAAVRAEDKLVKMMNAMQYIGSRDARNAKRWRIRHGTIDRDTSLAIPVILATALQNQGYAVDFAMPWDQGHAGDYDLEQLFAWMIQVAKAG; translated from the coding sequence ATGTCTTCTTCCATTTCCCGTCGTGCCACGCTGGCTTGTCTGGCCGGTACCGCTGTGCTGATGGGCACAGCCTGTTCATCAACCAAGAGTGATGCTGTAGCCGCCACAGCGCCCGATGCATTGCGCCTGGACCCCACGCGGTTTGAAAAGCAAACGGTGTCGGTGGACGGGCAAAGCATCGCAGTGCGTGCCTACCTTGGGGTGCCCTACGTCGCCAAGCCGGTGGATACCGCCTACCAGGTGATCAACATCTATGTGCCGGAGGCCTATTACCAAAACGCCAAGGTGGGAGACTTCGATGCCCGCACGGCGCCGGTGTTTTTTCCTAACCAGGTCGGCGGCTACATGCCCGCCAAGCCGGGTACTGCGCAAGCGGTAACCCAGGGCCCCAGCGCTGGCAAGCCCAGCACTATTGCCGCGGCCCTGCTCAAGGGCTTTGTAGTCGCATCTCCCGGCGCACGGGGGCGCACCTTGAAGGATGCTGATGGTGCCTTTACCGGCAAAGCGCCCGCAGCCATCCTGGACCTGAAAGCCGCGGTGCGCTACCTGCGCTTGAACGCCAGCGTATTGCCCGGCGACATGGAAAAAATCATTTCCAACGGCACGAGCGCTGGTGGTGCTTTGTCTGCCTTGTTGGGTGCCAGCGGCAACTCCCCGGACTACGAGACCTATCTCCAAGCCATGGGCGCAGCCCCGGGGCGGGACGACATTTTTGCGGTGTCGGCCTACTGCCCGATTACCAACCTTGAGCATGCCGACGCCGCGCACGAGTGGCTGTTTAACGGGGTGAATGATTACCGGGCTATCCAGGTGAGCATGCTGGACTTCAACATGGTTCGCAAAGAAGTGGCCGGTACCCTGACGCCTGAGCAGATCAAGGTGTCCAACGAGCTCAAGCCTTTGTTTCCTGCCTACGTCAATAGTTTGAATCTGAAGTCGCCCCAAGGGCAGAACTTGACGCTGGACGCTTCAGGCAACGGCAGCTTCAAGGACTGGGTTTCGGGCTATGTACTCTCTTCCGCACAGGGTCAACTGGATGCAGGCAAAGATTTAGGGAAATACAGCTGGCTCAACATCCAAGGTGGCAAGGTGCGCAGCCTCGACTTTGACGCCTTTGTTCGCTATGCAGGCCGCATGAAGTTGCCGCCGGCGTTCGATGCACTGGATGCCTCCAGCGGTGAGAACAACCTGTTCGGCACCGCTTCAACAAATAACCGGCATTTCACGGATTTCTCGGTGCAGCGCAACACGGCCAACGCTGCGGTTCGTGCGGAAGACAAGCTGGTGAAGATGATGAATGCCATGCAATACATCGGCAGCAGGGACGCGCGCAATGCCAAACGCTGGCGCATCCGCCACGGCACGATCGACCGCGATACCTCACTGGCCATTCCGGTGATCTTGGCAACCGCCTTGCAGAACCAAGGCTATGCCGTGGACTTTGCCATGCCCTGGGATCAGGGCCACGCTGGCGACTATGACCTGGAGCAACTCTTTGCCTGGATGATCCAGGTTGCCAAAGCAGGTTGA
- a CDS encoding DUF3297 family protein yields MTNTTERPALPDHLSIDPRSPHHVAAVFEHDIGIRFNDKERMDVEEYCVSEGWIKVPAGKTVDRKGKPLLIKLKGKVEAFYR; encoded by the coding sequence ATGACAAACACGACTGAACGCCCCGCCCTGCCCGACCACCTGTCTATCGACCCCCGCAGCCCCCACCATGTGGCTGCCGTGTTCGAGCACGACATCGGCATCCGCTTCAACGACAAAGAGCGCATGGACGTGGAGGAATACTGCGTCAGCGAAGGCTGGATCAAAGTGCCCGCCGGCAAGACGGTGGACCGCAAAGGCAAGCCCCTGCTGATCAAGCTCAAGGGCAAGGTTGAAGCCTTTTATCGCTAA
- a CDS encoding TfoX/Sxy family protein, which produces MVNHLAHLPNLGPKSQSMLIAAGIHTVADLRRLGSVAAYLQVKRQVGNASLNLLWALEGAISGLHWQEVARQHRTSLLLALEDAERRA; this is translated from the coding sequence ATGGTCAACCACCTTGCCCATCTGCCCAATCTGGGCCCCAAGTCACAGTCGATGCTGATCGCCGCAGGCATCCACACCGTGGCGGACCTGCGTCGCCTGGGTTCGGTGGCGGCTTACCTCCAAGTCAAGCGCCAAGTCGGCAACGCCAGCTTGAACCTGCTTTGGGCGTTGGAGGGTGCGATCAGCGGCCTGCATTGGCAGGAAGTCGCCCGCCAGCACCGCACCAGCCTGCTGCTGGCCCTCGAAGACGCAGAGCGCCGTGCTTGA
- a CDS encoding GGDEF domain-containing protein, with translation MVLYTTGHLRLDAATLVFATSLLAFSLAILSALLARGASSKRLGLHEWSASLAFASFAFLLFFFRGKAPWVLTYLVANLAMLAVVPFTMLAYAKLLQVEAPVSSVALSTAVGLSGVLAVYFLETDAQFGVFSMSMAIGFQLVLAALMVAMAPGRHGAQWRVVLNIIHGLSALAFFVRAGMALNGQAILVSTVANSPAQIVALCVAALYFTVATVVFIVMVSQRQHREMSDRLRRDGLTGLYTRTAFFEMAVAKPHQWQAGGYALVLMDIDNFKRINDSYGHAGGDAVLAHAARMLSQLTRLSDIAVRYGGEEFCVLLHDCSAEEAGRFAQRLVDEAGRQSVRIKDGRNVRFTFSVGYACAPDGQTRGGIESLEAVIDCADQALYAAKAAGRNQVQSSSGIPACNDVALAV, from the coding sequence GTGGTTTTGTATACAACGGGTCACCTGCGGCTGGATGCCGCCACATTGGTATTCGCCACGAGTCTGCTGGCGTTCAGTCTTGCCATTCTCTCTGCCTTGCTCGCACGGGGTGCTTCCTCCAAGCGCTTGGGTTTGCATGAATGGTCTGCGAGTCTGGCCTTTGCGTCATTTGCGTTTCTGTTGTTCTTTTTCCGCGGTAAGGCCCCCTGGGTCCTGACGTATCTGGTCGCGAACCTGGCCATGTTGGCCGTTGTGCCGTTCACGATGCTTGCTTACGCCAAACTCTTGCAGGTGGAGGCACCCGTCAGCAGCGTAGCACTGAGTACTGCGGTCGGCCTGTCAGGGGTATTGGCCGTCTATTTCCTCGAAACGGATGCACAGTTTGGCGTTTTCTCCATGTCCATGGCCATTGGCTTTCAGCTGGTGCTGGCCGCATTGATGGTGGCCATGGCCCCCGGGCGGCATGGAGCGCAGTGGCGGGTGGTTTTGAACATCATTCACGGACTCAGTGCATTGGCCTTTTTCGTGCGGGCAGGCATGGCACTCAATGGCCAGGCCATACTGGTGTCTACTGTTGCGAACTCGCCCGCCCAGATCGTGGCCTTGTGCGTGGCTGCTTTGTACTTCACGGTGGCCACCGTGGTGTTCATCGTGATGGTGAGTCAGCGCCAACACCGCGAGATGAGTGACCGGCTGCGCCGTGATGGCCTGACCGGCCTTTACACCCGCACCGCATTCTTTGAGATGGCTGTTGCCAAGCCCCACCAGTGGCAAGCTGGGGGGTATGCGCTCGTCTTGATGGACATCGACAACTTCAAGCGTATCAACGACAGCTATGGCCACGCAGGGGGCGATGCCGTGCTGGCGCATGCCGCCCGCATGTTGTCGCAGTTGACGCGCCTCTCCGATATTGCTGTGCGTTACGGCGGCGAAGAATTTTGTGTGCTCTTGCACGACTGCTCTGCCGAAGAAGCCGGCCGCTTTGCCCAGCGGCTGGTGGACGAAGCCGGCAGGCAGTCCGTGCGCATCAAGGATGGCCGCAATGTCCGCTTCACGTTTTCGGTCGGCTATGCATGTGCACCGGACGGACAAACTCGCGGTGGCATTGAGTCGCTGGAAGCCGTGATTGACTGTGCGGATCAGGCACTGTACGCCGCCAAGGCGGCAGGGCGTAATCAAGTGCAGTCGTCCAGCGGAATTCCGGCGTGCAACGATGTGGCGCTTGCCGTTTAG
- a CDS encoding pseudouridine synthase, giving the protein MADLGMASRREADEWIAKGWVKVNGKVAEMGMQVLPDVRIEIDKQAQGQQANQVTILLNKPLGIVSGQAEDGHEPAIKLIQPQNRWRDDNARFFFHGSQLKSLVPAGRLDIDSTGLLVLTQDGRVARQLIGEDSVMEKEYLVRVAYTGVENPGAANSPAATYPALAGRGKPQQLIRLDDDDPVTSDVQSVFPPEKLQLLRHGLSLDDQRLKPAKVEWQNPEQLRFVLTEGKKRQIRRMCELVGLKVVGLKRVRVGKVMLGNLPVGQWRYLQPHEKF; this is encoded by the coding sequence ATGGCCGACCTCGGCATGGCCTCGCGCCGTGAAGCAGACGAGTGGATAGCCAAAGGCTGGGTCAAGGTCAACGGAAAAGTGGCCGAGATGGGCATGCAGGTGCTGCCCGATGTGCGCATCGAAATCGACAAGCAAGCCCAGGGCCAGCAGGCTAACCAGGTCACCATCCTGCTGAACAAGCCGCTGGGCATCGTGAGCGGGCAAGCCGAGGACGGGCACGAGCCCGCCATCAAGCTCATCCAGCCCCAGAACCGCTGGCGCGATGACAACGCGCGCTTCTTCTTCCACGGCAGCCAGCTCAAAAGCCTGGTGCCCGCCGGCCGGCTGGACATTGACTCCACCGGCCTGCTAGTGCTGACACAAGACGGCCGCGTGGCCCGCCAGCTGATCGGCGAAGACTCAGTGATGGAAAAGGAATACCTGGTGCGCGTCGCCTACACCGGCGTGGAAAACCCCGGTGCGGCCAACTCGCCTGCGGCCACCTACCCTGCATTGGCCGGACGAGGCAAACCTCAACAGCTGATTCGCCTGGACGATGACGACCCAGTCACCAGCGATGTGCAAAGCGTGTTCCCGCCCGAGAAGCTGCAACTGCTGCGCCACGGCCTGAGCCTGGACGACCAGCGCCTGAAGCCCGCCAAAGTGGAATGGCAAAACCCGGAGCAGCTGCGCTTTGTGCTGACCGAAGGCAAGAAGCGCCAGATTCGCCGCATGTGCGAGCTGGTCGGCCTGAAGGTGGTGGGCTTGAAGCGGGTGCGCGTGGGCAAGGTCATGCTGGGCAATCTGCCGGTGGGCCAGTGGCGCTACCTGCAGCCGCACGAAAAGTTTTAA